The sequence AGCGGACATATCAGGGTGATCAGTGGGGTTATGAATAAATTTAACCCAAGCGATGGTTAATACAAAACCCAACCCGCCCATGACGGTAAATACATGCTGCCAGCCCCAAGCAAAGGTTAAATAACCTAGTAGTGGAGAGAAGATAGCCAGCGAGAAGTATTGTGCAGAGTTAAATATGGCTGATGCCGTGCCCCTCTCTTTTGTCGGGAACCAAGCCGCGACAATTCTGGCGTTAGCCGGGAAAGAGGGTGCCTCAGAAAACCCTAACATAAAGCGCATGATAAACATTGAGATAGCAGCATAAGCTATCGGGAACATGTCAACAAAGCCTTGCGTAAAGGTAAAGAGTGACCAGAAGAATAAACTGTAGGTGTAGACACGTTTGGAGCCGTAGCGGTCCAGCAGCCAGCCACCTGGTATTTGCATCAGCAGATAAGCCCAACCGAATGCAGAGAAGATATACCCCATTGCCACGGCATCTAATTGCAGCTCTTTTGCCACTTCGGTGCCCGCAATGGATAATGTTGCCCGGTCAGCATAGTTAATTGCCGTCACAATAAAGATAATCAGTAATATTATATATCGGACGTGGGTCCGTTTTTCAGGTACAGCGGCTTCCAGACTCATTTTTATACCCTCTATAAATCATTTTTTAGGCTGCCGCATTTATGTTCGTTATGAATAAGATGCAATAACCTATTTTTTTATTTGGTGTCATATAAATGCAAAATTTAATTCTAAAAATGTCTTCGTTAGCGCTGTGGTCATTATATGGATATGGGCAATAAATCGCATTGTGCATCGGCCCAAAAAAATGTGGGTAAATGATTTAATTGTTGTGTGGCTGTACAGCACAATGGGCTTAACATCACAATTCATCTTGATTTTAATAAAATTCGGCTGATATCTGGAATTAAAGTGATCTAGATCACTCTTTAATCAGTGAAACCCAGCGATTAATTAAAGGGTCAGTTCATCCTGAACAAATTAATCCCCTTTATAAAAAAGAATAAATGGGGCAATCCCCTATTTTGAATCTCTTTCTCCCCAGTTTAATACTTTTTCATTAGTGCATTTGCCAATTTAATTAACTAAAAATATCGACAATAGCCCAATTCTTTTGCATCAAAAATTAATTGTAATAATACCATATTATAGACACTATGTTTGTAAGGTTAATGAATTGGTAGAGTTGTGAAACGTTGTTGCAAATAATAACTATTTATCCGGCAATGGTATGACTTCTGGGAAGAAATAAGATGAATCCATTTATTGTTGCTGATGCCGAAAGCTGTATTGGGTGTCGGAGTTGTGAAGTGGCTTGTGTGGTGGCACATCATGAGGGCAAATTCCCTGATAAACCGGAATACTTCACGCCACGGCTTAAGGTGTTTAAGGGCCGGCAAGGTTTTAATGACCCCCATGGTGTTAATGGCACATTGAGTGCGACGGCGGTCTTTTGCCACCACTGTGAAGACGCCCCTTGTGCCAGCACTTGTCCCAATGGGGCCATTGTTGAGATGAATAACAGCATTCAGGTTATTCAGGAAAAATGTATCGGCTGTAAAACCTGCATGATTGCCTGCCCATTTGGCATGATGACGGTGGTGACTGAGACAGTCCAGCCTGCCAGCCATCGTCTGGCCGATGCTTATCAGCGTACTGAGGCCCAGAAATGCGACCTTTGTATTGACCAACCTGATGGCCCCGCCTGTATCAAAACCTGCCCAACTCAGGCGCTGACACTGGTCGATCAGCACTATCTGCTGAGTCAGCAGCGGCTAAAACGTCAGCGCACGGCGCTGAATGAGCACAATGGCCGCCTGTTTAGCAGTGCCACTTCTGCGGGTGTGACACACTCTTTCAGCCCGCTGAGCAAAAATATCCGCGATGCTGCCCCGGTCAATTTGTTACAGCGCCCACGCACCCCAAGGCGGGAGCCGAAAAAGCTCCCACTGGCGGAACGGAAAAGCAGCTTTGCTGAAATCTATCTGCCGTTCACCGACGGCCAGATCAATGAACAGGCTGAGCGCTGCTTGAATTGTGGCGATAAAACTATCTGCCAGTGGAGTTGCCCGCTACACAACGCGATTCCAAAATGGATTGCTTTGGCCCATCAAGGGCGCATCCATGAAGCGGCAGAATTATCCCATCAAACCAGCAGCTTGCCGGAGATCTGTGGCCGCGTCTGCCCACAAGATCGCCTGTGTGAGCAAGCTTGCACACTCAATGACCACGACGGTGCTGTCACCATTGGTCAGATTGAGCGGCATATCACGGAAACCGCATTAGCCACGGGTTGGCGACCCGATATGTCGCAGGTCAAACCGACAGGCAAGCGGGTGGCGATTATCGGCGCAGGGCCAGCAGGTTTAGGTTGTGCAGATATTCTGGTACGCAATGGCATCACGCCCGTGGTGTTTGACCGCTACCCCGAAATCGGCGGTTTACTGACCTTTGGTATCCCCGCATTCAAATTGGAAAAAGGGGTGATGAGCCGTCGGCGTGAGATCTTCAGCGAAATGGGGGTCGAGTTTTGCCTGAATACCGAGATTGGTCGCGATATCACCATGGAGAGCTTGCTCAGTGATTACGACGCGCTCTTTCTGGGGGTTGGCACCTACCGCTCGATGCGCTCCGGGCTGGAAAATGAAGATGCCTCAGGGGTTTACGATGCCCTGCCATTCCTGATTGGTAATACCCAACATCTGATGGGCTACACCGCCAGCAGCGATCACTCCTATGTCAGTATGGAAAACCAGTATGTCAGCATGGAAAACCAGCGGGTGGTGGTGTTGGGCGGCGGCGATACGGCGATGGATTGTGTGCGTACCTCATTGCGCCATGGGGCCGCGAATGTCATTTGCGCCTATCGTCGCGATGAAAAGAACATGCCAGGCTCCAAACGCGAGGTCAAAAATGCGCGTGAAGAGGGGGCTGAATTTATGTTCAATCTCCAGCCGCAACGGATTGAGATCGATGAACAGGGGCAGGTGACGGGCATCAAAATGGTGCGCACCGAAATGGGTCAGGCGGATGCCAAAGGGCGGCGGCAGGCGCAGCCTATCGCGGGTTCCGAACATATTATTCCTGCCGATGCGGTGATCATGGCATTTGGTTTCAGCCCACACCGCATGTCGTGGCTAGCCGAGCACAATGTGGTGCTGGATAAACAGGGGCGGGTGGTTGCGCCGACTATCTCTGGCTACCCCTATCAAACCAGTAATCCCAAGATCTTCGCCGGGGGGGACATCGTGCGCGGCGCGGACCTGATTGTGACTGCCATTGCCGAGG comes from Yersinia mollaretii ATCC 43969 and encodes:
- the aegA gene encoding formate-dependent uric acid utilization protein AegA — protein: MNPFIVADAESCIGCRSCEVACVVAHHEGKFPDKPEYFTPRLKVFKGRQGFNDPHGVNGTLSATAVFCHHCEDAPCASTCPNGAIVEMNNSIQVIQEKCIGCKTCMIACPFGMMTVVTETVQPASHRLADAYQRTEAQKCDLCIDQPDGPACIKTCPTQALTLVDQHYLLSQQRLKRQRTALNEHNGRLFSSATSAGVTHSFSPLSKNIRDAAPVNLLQRPRTPRREPKKLPLAERKSSFAEIYLPFTDGQINEQAERCLNCGDKTICQWSCPLHNAIPKWIALAHQGRIHEAAELSHQTSSLPEICGRVCPQDRLCEQACTLNDHDGAVTIGQIERHITETALATGWRPDMSQVKPTGKRVAIIGAGPAGLGCADILVRNGITPVVFDRYPEIGGLLTFGIPAFKLEKGVMSRRREIFSEMGVEFCLNTEIGRDITMESLLSDYDALFLGVGTYRSMRSGLENEDASGVYDALPFLIGNTQHLMGYTASSDHSYVSMENQYVSMENQRVVVLGGGDTAMDCVRTSLRHGAANVICAYRRDEKNMPGSKREVKNAREEGAEFMFNLQPQRIEIDEQGQVTGIKMVRTEMGQADAKGRRQAQPIAGSEHIIPADAVIMAFGFSPHRMSWLAEHNVVLDKQGRVVAPTISGYPYQTSNPKIFAGGDIVRGADLIVTAIAEGRKAAESIAYYLNVL